A region from the Fusarium musae strain F31 chromosome 1, whole genome shotgun sequence genome encodes:
- a CDS encoding hypothetical protein (EggNog:ENOG41) — translation MAPNRGEDDIERIKNPLWGLPRARLLADVDDFCRKKELEQYRPLIRKGALVAQDPTGYEDIDGDEKLDDTEIQALRDEILHKWRVPFVLYLTVATCSIGAAVQGWDQTGSNGANLEFPYAFDIGSESIHDKLLVGLVNSAPYIGTALFGCWLSDPLNSRWGRRGTIFFSANFCLWPVIGSAFCNTWRQLFACRVLLGIGMGTKASTVPIFAAENSPAPIRGAFVMSWQMWTAFGIFLGTCANVAVTKIGHNAWRFQLGSAFIPAVPLMCLIYFCPESPRWYMKKNRYQDAMKSLLRLRNHPIQAARDLYYIHAQLEVELDFIGEAHYAKRFIELFTIPRVRRATVASFVVMIAQQMCGINIIAFYSTSVFRDAGADDNQALLASMGFGLVNFVFAWPAIWTIDTFGRRSLLLFTFPQMAWTLLAAGLCTLIPGTGGAHMALVAFFVYLFAAFYSPGEGPVPFTYSAEVFPLSHREVGMSWAVATCLFWAAVLSITFPLMLARLHAIGAFGMYAGFNIVALVMIFLLLPETKQRTLEELDYIFAVPTRVFMRYQLTKVLPWWIRRWILFQREARLEPLYQFDTVGEPEDNHSSDFGYENDKAKVELKDTIGLTSGVQTTR, via the exons ATGGCGCCGAATCGCGGCGAAGACGACATAGAACG AATCAAGAATCCCCTCTGGGGCCTTCCACGAGCAAGACTTCTAGCTGACGTTGATGACTTTTGTCGAAAAAAGGAACTAGAACAGTACCGCCCACTCATTCGCAAGGGCGCTCTAGTTGCGCAGGACCCTACTGGCTATGAGGATATCGATGGAGACGAAAAGCTTGACGACACAGAGATACAAGCGCTCAGGGACGAAATCCTCCACAAGTGGCGAGTCCCTTTTGTCCTGTACCTGACCGTTGCGACATGCTCCATCGGCGCTGCCGTACAAGGATGGGATCAAACAGGTTCAAATGGAGCGAATTTGGAGTTCCCCTATGCTTTCGATATTGGCAGCGAAAGTATACACGACAAGCTCCTCGTCGGCCTCGTCAACTCTGCCCCTTACATCGGAACAGCTCTGTTTGGCTGTTGGCTTTCGGATCCCCTGAATTCCCGCTGGGGTCGTCGCGGCACGATATTCTTCTCGGCCAACTTTTGTCTCTGGCCTGTCATTGGAAGCGCTTTCTGTAACACCTGGAGACAACTTTTTGCGTGTCGTGTATTACTTGGTATTGGAATGGGTACCAAGGCTTCAACAG TCCCCATCTTTGCCGCGGAAAACTCGCCCGCCCCGATTCGAGGAGCCTTCGTCATGAGTTGGCAGATGTGGACGGCTTTCGGTATCTTCCTAGGAACGTGTGCGAATGTTGCTGTTACGAAAATCGGCCATAACGCATGGAGATTCCAACTAGGATCAGCGTTCATCCCAGCTGTACCCTTGATGTGCTTGATTTACTTCTGCCCAGAATCACCTCGTTGGTACATGAAGAAGAACCGCTACCAAGATGCGATGAAATCCCTGTTACGTCTACGAAACCACCCGATCCAGGCCGCTCGcgatctatactatatccaTGCGCAACTCGAAGTCGAACTGGACTTTATTGGCGAGGCACATTATGCCAAACGTTTCATCGAACTTTTCACCATTCCTCGCGTGCGCCGTGCTACTGTGGCCTCATTCGTCGTCATGATTGCCCAACAGATGTGTGGGATCAACATTATCGCGTTCTACTCGACTAGTGTGTTCCGAGATGCAGGTGCTGACGATAACCAAGCTCTGCTGGCATCGATGGGGTTTGGACTGGTTAACTTTGTCTTTGCCTGGCCTGCAATATGGACCATAGACACCTTCGGTCGACGATCTCTGCTACTCTTTACCTTTCCTCAGATGGCATGGACACTGCTTGCAGCAGGTCTGTGTACGTTGATCCCAGGCACAGGCGGAGCTCACATGGCGTTGGTTGCGTTTTTTGTCTATCTCTTCGCGGCCTTTTACTCACCTGGCGAGGGACCTGTGCCTTTCACATACTCGGCTGAAGTGTTTCCACTGTCGCATCGTGAGGTCGGCATGTCGTGGGCTGTGGCAACCTGCCTCTTTTGGGCGGCAGTATTGTCTATAACTTTCCCACTGATGTTGGCTAGATTGCATGCCATTGGTGCTTTTGGCATGTATGCAggcttcaacatcgtcgcgttggtcatgatcttcttgctgcTACCAGAAACAAAACAGCGGACGCTTGAGGAGCTGGACTACATCTTTGCAGTGCCCACTCGTGTCTTTATGAGATATCAACTTACGAAAGTGCTTCCCTGGTGGATTAGACGATGGATCTTGTTCCAACGAGAAGCGAGACTGGAGCCGCTGTATCAATTCGACACCGTTGGCGAACCCGAGGACAATCACAGCAGTGACTTTGGCTATGAAAACGACAAGGCAAAAGTTGAGTTGAAAGATACAATTGGACTTACGTCAGGAGTTCAGACGAcacgatga